The Gordonia mangrovi genome includes the window AAAGCGAAGCCGCCTGCGGCACACAGTGACCGACCGATCATCGGGAGGTCGACGGTCAGGAACACCCGCAGCGGCGAGGCGCCGAGCGTCGAGGCGGCCTGCCGGAGGCGCCACGACACCGATTCCAGCGCCGGCACCGCCACCCGCACCACCACCGGGATGGCGATCAGGGCCTGCACGCAGGGGATGACCAGCGGCGAGGCCGCGACATCACGGGGCAACGCGGCGAGCACGATCAGGTATCCGAATCCCAGCGTCACGGCGCTGATCCCGAGCGGGATGGTGGTGACCACACCCCCCGCGGCCGCCCACGCCCCGGTGGAACGATGCATCGCGATCGCCGCGAGGAGTCCGATCGCCAGAGCGATCACCATGGCGAGTGCGGCCGTGCCCAACGAGTAGCGCAACGACTCCAGCGGTGTCACGCCGTTGACCGACTCGTTGAGTGCGCGGTAGCCGGCCAACGTCCACTCGCCGTCGGCACCCGGGCGGACCGATCGCAGCACCAGCACCGCCAACGGCGCCACCAGCACCAGCGCAACCCAGGCCAAGGCGGCCGACACCGGCAGCCATTGCCGGCCGTGTGGCCGGAAACGGGTCCGTGCGGCCGTCGACGCGGCCGAGCCACCGGGTTCGGTGAACAGCCGGGTGAACAACAGCGCGGCAACCACCACGACGATCTGCAGCATCGACAGCATCACCGCTTCGGGGATACGGAAGTAGCTGATCGCCTGGGTGTAGATCTCGGTTTCCAACGTCCGGATCTCCCCGTTGCCCAGGATGATGATCACCCCGAAACTCGTCGAGCAGAAGAGGAAGACCAACGCCGCGGCAGCGCCCACCGCCGGGAGCAGTCGCGGCAGCGTGACGTCGAGGAAGGCGCGCAGCCGACCGGCGCCGAGCGTCTGCGCGGCCTCCCCGAGCCGCGGATCCAGCGACCCCCAGGCCGCCCCGACCACTCGCGCGATCACCGCGACATTGAGGAACGCGTGCGCCAACAGGATCGGCCAGAGGCCTGACGAGATGTTCAGGAAGGCCAGCGGACCGTCGAGCAACGCGCGGAATGCGACCCCGACGACGACCGTCGGCAGCACGAACGGCACCGTCACCACCACGGTCAGCAGCAGCGAGCCGGGGATGTCGACGCGGGCGATGAGCCAGACCATCGGCGCGGCGACCACCAGCGCGAGCATCGTCGACACGGCCGCCTGGAACAGGGTGAACCCCAACAGGTCCAGCGCGTGGGTGCGCCGCAGGAGTTCACCGATCCCCTCGTCGGACCGCGCCTCGACCGCGCGCCGGACCAGCGCACCGAGTGGCCACAGGAAGAAGATCAAGATGAACAGCGCGGGTACCACCCGCAGCATGACCGTGCCCAGACCTCGAGTCACCGTCCGACGGCGTCGCGCCATTCCTGCAGCCACGCCTCCCGATTCTGCGCGACAAAGGCGGGCGGAAGGCTCACGGTCCAGGACGGCACCGGGGCGCGCTGCGCCCACCCGTCGGGCAAGGGGGTGCCCTGCTGTACCGGATAGACATACATCGACGACGGCAGCGCCTCCTGCACCGTCGGCGACAGCATGAAGTCGACCAGTTGCTGAGCACCCGCGAGGTTGTCGGTGCCCTTGAGGATTCCGACGTACTCGACCTGTCGCCAGCAGCTGTCGAGCAGCGCGGAGGTCCCCGGGGTGGCGGCCGGCGACGACGCATACGACAGCACGATGGGTTTGTCGCCTTTCGCCTCACCGGCCGAGAACAACTGGTTGTAGGCGATCTCCCAGCCGGAGACGACCGTGGCGCCACCGGCGGTCACCGTCGTCCAGTAGTCCTGCCAGCCCTGGGGAAACACTCCGATGGTGGTCAGCAAGAACGCCAGCCCGGGCGAGGAGGTACCCGGGTCGAGCAGGGCCGCCTGCGACGCATATTTCGGGTCACGCAGATCACGCAGGCTCTTCGGGGGCTCTTCACCGCGCGACGCGTACCAGTCGTCGTCGACGTTGAGACAGACGTCGCCACGGTCGACCGCGGTCAGTTCGTTGTTGCTGTCGGGCAGCGCATACTCGGCCGCACCGTCGGCGGCCATCGGAGACTGATACGGCTCCAGGGCCCCGGCCTCGATCGGACGAGAGGCGAAGGTGTTGTCGATACCGAACACCGCATCCGCCTTGGGCGACCCGGGGGTCAGCGACACGGTCGAGGCGAGTTGCCCGGCGTCCCCGGACTTGACGACCTTCAGGGTCAGCCCGGTCTCCTGCTGGAAGGTGTCGAACACCGAATCCGGCAACGTGAACGAATCGTGGGTCAGCAGGGTTACCTCGGCGCTCCGCTCGACGTCATCGGCACAGCCCACCACCGCGGTCGCAGCGGTCAGCAGTGCTGCGAGGGCGGCACCTGCCCTGGTCACGTATGTGCGCCTGCGGACACCGATCACGATGGACGGCCACCTCTCTGCTCGTCTGGCCACTGCTCGATCTAACCAGTAACTCCACGACTACACGAGCGCGCGGCCGATAAATCCCACCAGTAACAATTGCATCAATAACCTCATTGGTAACAGCGCCAGGGGTTAGGCTCCCTGGACGGTGCCCGCCATCGGCGGGTGCATAGAATGACGCGCGACGCGATCTGCGTCGTCAGTCACTGACCGCGGAGTGTGTGGCCACGACCGGCCCGCACCGACGACCGATTGGACCGGAACCAGTGCGTTTGCCTGCACTCCCGAGCTCGCGCCCGCGCCGCGCTCATCGCATCACCGGCCGTCCGGCACGCCGGACCGCGATCGCGGCGATCAGCCTCGCCGCGGCGACCTCCCTGGCTCTGCCCGCCGTCGCCGAGGCCGCTCCCACACCCGCGCCGCCGAAGGTCGATCAGCGAGTTCTCGACTCGCTCGGCGCCTTCGCCCCGGCGATCATCGGCGCCGTGGCCACCAAGGGCCCGGATGGAAAGATCAGCCCGCAACTGCTCGATCAGGCCAAGGCGCTGTCGGCCGCGCCGGGCCTGCCACCCAAGGTCAGCGAGATATGGCAGGACGTGATCGACTTCCTCGGCGAGCCCGGACGGGTGGCCGCGCAACGGCACCTGGCCGCCGAACGCCGGCCCGGCGAGCCCGAGATCCCGCAAGGGCCCAACGCACCGAAGATCCAGGAGTTCCTCTATCCGACGCTGGGTTTCGGCTGCATGGAAGGCAACGGAAGCCCCGACGGCGGCAACTCGCTGGGTCGGGCACTCCTGACCGCCGGCCCGCAGGATGCACCCGCACCGGGCCCCAAGCGCGGCGAGGCCGGATACGTCTACACCGCCCTGGGCACCGGCCCGGCCATCAACAACCCGAACCGCAAGTTGTGGGTGACCTGGCTCAACATCGACAACGGGCGCACCGGTCAGCTGCAGCTCAAGCGCAATCCGAAGATCAACGTCGAAGACGGGCCGGGAACCTTCACCGGAATCGCCAAGACCGGCAAGGGCCGCGTCGTGTCGACGATCTACGGCGAAGTGACCACCAAGAGCGACGGCCGCATCAACAGCTGCCCCATCGTGCCGACGATCGGC containing:
- a CDS encoding Rv1157c family protein — translated: MRLPALPSSRPRRAHRITGRPARRTAIAAISLAAATSLALPAVAEAAPTPAPPKVDQRVLDSLGAFAPAIIGAVATKGPDGKISPQLLDQAKALSAAPGLPPKVSEIWQDVIDFLGEPGRVAAQRHLAAERRPGEPEIPQGPNAPKIQEFLYPTLGFGCMEGNGSPDGGNSLGRALLTAGPQDAPAPGPKRGEAGYVYTALGTGPAINNPNRKLWVTWLNIDNGRTGQLQLKRNPKINVEDGPGTFTGIAKTGKGRVVSTIYGEVTTKSDGRINSCPIVPTIGLAIV
- a CDS encoding ABC transporter permease yields the protein MARRRRTVTRGLGTVMLRVVPALFILIFFLWPLGALVRRAVEARSDEGIGELLRRTHALDLLGFTLFQAAVSTMLALVVAAPMVWLIARVDIPGSLLLTVVVTVPFVLPTVVVGVAFRALLDGPLAFLNISSGLWPILLAHAFLNVAVIARVVGAAWGSLDPRLGEAAQTLGAGRLRAFLDVTLPRLLPAVGAAAALVFLFCSTSFGVIIILGNGEIRTLETEIYTQAISYFRIPEAVMLSMLQIVVVVAALLFTRLFTEPGGSAASTAARTRFRPHGRQWLPVSAALAWVALVLVAPLAVLVLRSVRPGADGEWTLAGYRALNESVNGVTPLESLRYSLGTAALAMVIALAIGLLAAIAMHRSTGAWAAAGGVVTTIPLGISAVTLGFGYLIVLAALPRDVAASPLVIPCVQALIAIPVVVRVAVPALESVSWRLRQAASTLGASPLRVFLTVDLPMIGRSLCAAGGFAFVMALGEFGATSFLARADTTTLPVLIGSALNRPGAENLATAMAASVVLVAVTTLAVTIVEAVRPRQGALL
- a CDS encoding thiamine ABC transporter substrate-binding protein, with protein sequence MGVRRRTYVTRAGAALAALLTAATAVVGCADDVERSAEVTLLTHDSFTLPDSVFDTFQQETGLTLKVVKSGDAGQLASTVSLTPGSPKADAVFGIDNTFASRPIEAGALEPYQSPMAADGAAEYALPDSNNELTAVDRGDVCLNVDDDWYASRGEEPPKSLRDLRDPKYASQAALLDPGTSSPGLAFLLTTIGVFPQGWQDYWTTVTAGGATVVSGWEIAYNQLFSAGEAKGDKPIVLSYASSPAATPGTSALLDSCWRQVEYVGILKGTDNLAGAQQLVDFMLSPTVQEALPSSMYVYPVQQGTPLPDGWAQRAPVPSWTVSLPPAFVAQNREAWLQEWRDAVGR